One window of Posidoniimonas polymericola genomic DNA carries:
- a CDS encoding SixA phosphatase family protein, with protein MFIYLARHAWAGDFGDPQWPDDSLRELTPEGAERYAQMVETLAGRGFAPRRIATSPYARCLQTAEIISRCTEHSPPVEVHDALAPGGGYAGLLEWSAACGGEDVCWVGHNPDMELVASALVGGRGAGVRFAKGAIAAIRFDTPPGGGEPSTAGRLYWHVTAKSLGL; from the coding sequence ATGTTCATCTACCTAGCCCGCCACGCGTGGGCCGGCGACTTTGGTGACCCGCAGTGGCCCGACGACTCGCTCCGTGAGCTCACGCCCGAGGGCGCCGAACGGTACGCCCAGATGGTCGAGACCCTGGCCGGCCGCGGCTTCGCGCCGCGGCGGATCGCGACCAGCCCGTACGCCCGCTGCCTGCAGACGGCCGAGATTATCTCGCGGTGCACCGAACACTCTCCACCGGTCGAAGTGCACGACGCGCTCGCGCCCGGCGGCGGCTACGCGGGGCTGCTCGAGTGGTCCGCCGCGTGCGGCGGCGAGGACGTCTGCTGGGTTGGCCACAATCCCGACATGGAGCTCGTCGCCAGCGCGTTGGTTGGCGGCCGCGGCGCCGGGGTGCGGTTTGCCAAGGGCGCCATCGCCGCCATCAGGTTCGACACGCCACCGGGCGGGGGCGAACCTTCCACCGCTGGGCGGCTCTATTGGCATGTCACCGCGAAATCGCTCGGGTTGTAG
- a CDS encoding MBL fold metallo-hydrolase: protein MVNNVPVKTLKHGALTIEGYSRAAVQTYWRIPEMSLGFDIGAQPWSFMGTENWFISHGHLDHIAALPVYVARRRMMKMEPPRIYLPAGLIGPVREILKAFTKMDRGRMPVELIPTGPDEEIELSRELVVTTTATTHTVPSIGFVVWDRRKKLKPEYAELEGHEIRDLRQAGAEVTREVRTPMVAYLGDSSPPGLDNCPAMYEAKVLICELTFVAPDHRKDKIHKFGHMHLDDFVDRRERFKNELVIASHLSTRYHPRQVESMVKKRIPDMLDDRLHLWL from the coding sequence ATGGTTAATAACGTCCCTGTCAAAACGCTGAAGCACGGCGCCCTCACCATCGAGGGCTACTCGCGGGCGGCGGTGCAGACCTACTGGCGGATCCCCGAGATGAGCCTCGGGTTTGACATCGGCGCGCAGCCGTGGTCGTTCATGGGGACCGAGAACTGGTTCATCTCGCACGGCCACCTCGACCACATCGCTGCGCTGCCGGTGTACGTCGCACGCCGGCGGATGATGAAGATGGAGCCGCCGCGGATCTACCTGCCGGCCGGCCTGATCGGCCCGGTCCGCGAGATCCTCAAGGCGTTCACCAAGATGGACCGCGGGCGTATGCCGGTCGAGCTGATCCCGACCGGGCCGGACGAGGAGATCGAGCTCTCGCGCGAGCTTGTAGTCACCACCACCGCCACCACGCACACGGTGCCGTCGATCGGGTTCGTGGTGTGGGACCGCCGCAAGAAGTTGAAGCCAGAGTACGCCGAGCTCGAGGGCCACGAGATCCGCGACCTGCGTCAGGCAGGCGCCGAGGTGACCCGCGAGGTCCGCACGCCGATGGTCGCCTACCTGGGCGACAGCTCGCCGCCGGGCCTCGACAACTGCCCGGCGATGTACGAGGCCAAGGTGCTGATCTGCGAGCTGACGTTCGTCGCGCCCGACCACCGCAAGGACAAGATCCACAAGTTCGGCCACATGCACCTGGACGACTTTGTCGACCGGCGTGAGCGGTTCAAGAACGAGTTGGTGATCGCCAGCCACCTGAGCACCCGCTACCACCCGCGGCAGGTCGAGAGCATGGTCAAGAAGCGGATCCCGGACATGCTCGACGACCGTCTGCACTTGTGGTTGTAA
- a CDS encoding glycosyltransferase: MPARVLHLLPTLHATDAARRVAVLCERLPREEYEQHVAALNATGAAGPRLGELAAGVHGLDRRFRRDPFVWRRLRRLVRSLAIDIVHAWGDDAAQFAALSGRRAVRAEATPDAESGWPANRLARFTPPMPEPDWDPQPVAEALGPPPPLPAEIAEQLPVGAKLIGVAAPLVPASGLKDLIWALDLVRVMDPNVWLLVLGDGPQRESLAEFSRLACEENRTLLLGDRDDLADLLPHLHLWWEGGRPAVAPVAVFQAMAASLPLVANRCEALEPLIPVTASGRLVTPGDRAEWAKATLRILEDGSHRQAMGYAAKHRGAGLAWPSQFVDACRQAYRPAYLRGR, translated from the coding sequence ATGCCGGCCCGCGTCCTGCACCTGCTGCCCACACTCCACGCCACCGACGCCGCGCGGCGGGTGGCGGTGCTGTGCGAGCGGCTGCCGCGGGAGGAGTACGAGCAGCACGTCGCCGCGCTCAACGCGACCGGCGCCGCGGGCCCGCGGCTCGGTGAGCTGGCGGCCGGCGTCCACGGGCTCGACCGGCGGTTCCGCCGCGACCCGTTCGTGTGGCGGCGGCTGCGGCGACTGGTGCGGTCGCTCGCCATCGATATCGTGCACGCGTGGGGCGACGACGCCGCGCAGTTCGCGGCCCTGTCGGGACGCCGTGCGGTGCGGGCAGAAGCCACGCCCGACGCCGAGTCTGGTTGGCCTGCCAACCGACTGGCTCGGTTTACCCCTCCGATGCCTGAGCCGGACTGGGACCCGCAACCCGTGGCGGAAGCCCTTGGACCACCGCCACCGTTGCCAGCCGAGATTGCTGAGCAGTTGCCGGTCGGCGCCAAGCTGATCGGCGTCGCCGCGCCGCTCGTTCCGGCGAGCGGCCTCAAGGACCTGATCTGGGCCCTCGACCTGGTGCGGGTGATGGACCCCAATGTCTGGCTGCTGGTCCTTGGCGACGGGCCGCAGCGGGAGTCGCTGGCCGAGTTCTCCCGCCTGGCGTGCGAAGAGAACCGCACGCTACTGTTGGGCGACCGCGACGACTTGGCGGACCTGCTGCCGCACCTGCACTTGTGGTGGGAGGGGGGCCGGCCCGCAGTAGCGCCGGTGGCGGTGTTCCAGGCCATGGCCGCCAGCCTGCCGCTTGTCGCAAATCGGTGCGAAGCGCTCGAGCCGCTGATCCCGGTCACGGCAAGCGGTCGGCTCGTCACACCTGGCGACCGGGCCGAGTGGGCGAAGGCGACGCTCCGCATCCTCGAGGACGGAAGCCATCGCCAAGCGATGGGATACGCCGCCAAGCATCGCGGCGCCGGTCTGGCTTGGCCGTCGCAATTCGTTGACGCCTGTCGGCAGGCCTACAGGCCGGCTTATCTGCGTGGCCGATAG
- a CDS encoding DUF1559 domain-containing protein: protein MHAGLSTLAGRSTPRRPFSRTGFTLVELLVVIAIIGVLIALLLPAVQSAREAARRMTCTNNLKQLMLGTLNYESANGEFPAGSYGTYVATKKNGYWSPMAQVLPYVEEGGLAQTFIIEDDTTEGDPWSTHNFAVAQNEPAFIRCPSDPFGRETLGLDQRDQTTGWTNYHANSGSWVRFGKKWDGVFGADEMVSSTGEYPALPPLQLRKITDGLSKTAAYGEMLNSLGNTGGANDPKRDCFIAPTVPDNASTTPKDAQDLLLSQNWQTARLNGPWRWRGNPWHEGTMWRTWYNHLLPPNSTCWTQGNWWDLVSPLSSNHSGVVNVAYCDGSVQTIADGVDPDVWVQAGTRAGPPEWRKRIGGGRGG, encoded by the coding sequence ATGCACGCTGGCCTCTCGACGTTAGCCGGACGCAGCACGCCGCGGCGTCCTTTCTCCCGCACCGGCTTCACGCTGGTCGAGCTGTTGGTCGTGATTGCGATCATCGGCGTGCTCATCGCGCTCTTGCTGCCCGCGGTGCAGTCGGCCCGCGAAGCTGCCCGCCGGATGACCTGCACCAACAACCTGAAGCAGTTGATGCTGGGGACGCTGAACTACGAGTCGGCCAACGGCGAGTTTCCCGCCGGCTCCTACGGCACGTACGTTGCCACGAAGAAAAACGGATACTGGTCTCCGATGGCACAGGTGCTGCCTTACGTCGAGGAAGGGGGGCTGGCCCAAACGTTCATCATTGAAGACGACACTACCGAAGGCGACCCGTGGTCGACCCATAACTTTGCCGTTGCTCAGAACGAGCCTGCCTTTATCCGCTGCCCAAGCGACCCCTTCGGCCGTGAAACGCTTGGCCTCGATCAACGAGATCAGACGACTGGGTGGACCAACTACCATGCCAACTCGGGAAGCTGGGTCAGGTTCGGTAAGAAATGGGACGGCGTGTTTGGCGCTGATGAGATGGTGAGCTCCACCGGGGAGTACCCCGCGCTGCCGCCGCTTCAGCTCCGCAAGATTACCGACGGCCTCAGCAAGACCGCCGCCTACGGTGAAATGCTCAACAGCCTCGGTAACACCGGTGGGGCGAACGACCCTAAGCGGGACTGCTTCATCGCTCCCACCGTCCCCGACAACGCCAGCACCACCCCTAAAGACGCCCAAGACCTGCTCTTGTCCCAGAACTGGCAGACCGCAAGGCTGAATGGACCTTGGCGGTGGCGGGGCAACCCGTGGCACGAGGGAACTATGTGGCGGACCTGGTACAACCACCTGCTCCCCCCTAACAGCACGTGCTGGACCCAGGGCAACTGGTGGGACTTGGTCTCGCCGCTGAGCAGCAACCACTCGGGCGTCGTTAACGTTGCGTACTGCGACGGCAGCGTGCAGACGATCGCCGACGGTGTTGACCCCGATGTCTGGGTTCAAGCCGGAACCCGCGCCGGGCCCCCAGAGTGGCGAAAAAGGATCGGCGGCGGCCGCGGCGGCTGA
- the glgC gene encoding glucose-1-phosphate adenylyltransferase, translated as MKDVLAVVLAGGKGSRLEPLTRDRAKPAVPFGGSYRIIDFALSNCLNSGIRKIMVLTQYKAMSLDRHVTLGWRGFLCRELGEYIDVVPPQQRIDEKWYQGTADAVYQNIYTLEKERPEHVLITAGDHIYKMDYAKMVAAHVEKKADLTIAALNVTIEEARSFGVMEVDPENRVRGFEEKSPSPKTVPGQPDTCLASMGVYVFNAPFLFDELCKDATLPESAHDFGKNIIPSIIDQRRVFAYPFLDENRKSHAYWRDVGTIDAYFEANMELTSVDPPLNLYDRHWPIRTYQPHLPPAKFVFDSEEGEKPRRGEALDSIVCPGAILSGGMVNRCVVGPGARVNSYATVEDSILFAGVNIGRNCKIRRTIIDKEVCVPAGLEIGYDLEADRRRGFTVTESGVVVIAKADGIPVG; from the coding sequence ATGAAGGATGTCTTGGCGGTCGTGTTGGCGGGCGGAAAAGGGTCGCGGTTGGAGCCGCTGACCCGCGACCGGGCGAAGCCCGCGGTGCCGTTTGGCGGCAGTTACCGGATTATTGATTTTGCGTTGTCCAACTGCCTGAACAGCGGCATCCGCAAGATCATGGTGCTCACGCAGTACAAGGCGATGAGCCTCGACCGCCACGTCACGCTCGGCTGGCGGGGCTTCCTGTGCCGAGAGCTGGGCGAGTACATCGACGTTGTGCCGCCGCAGCAGCGGATCGACGAGAAGTGGTACCAGGGCACCGCCGACGCCGTGTACCAGAATATCTACACGCTCGAGAAGGAACGCCCCGAGCACGTGCTGATTACCGCCGGCGACCACATCTACAAGATGGACTACGCCAAGATGGTGGCGGCGCACGTCGAGAAGAAGGCCGACCTGACGATCGCCGCGCTGAACGTCACGATCGAGGAGGCCCGCTCGTTCGGCGTGATGGAGGTCGACCCCGAGAACCGCGTCCGCGGCTTCGAGGAGAAGTCGCCCAGCCCGAAGACCGTGCCCGGCCAGCCCGACACGTGCCTGGCGTCGATGGGCGTGTACGTGTTCAACGCGCCGTTCCTGTTCGACGAGCTCTGCAAGGACGCCACGCTGCCGGAGAGCGCGCACGACTTCGGCAAGAACATTATCCCCTCGATCATCGACCAGCGGCGGGTGTTCGCGTACCCGTTCCTGGACGAGAACCGCAAGTCGCACGCCTACTGGCGGGACGTCGGCACGATCGACGCCTACTTCGAGGCCAACATGGAGCTGACCTCGGTCGACCCGCCGCTGAACCTGTACGACCGGCACTGGCCGATCCGCACCTACCAGCCGCACCTGCCGCCGGCCAAGTTCGTGTTCGACAGCGAGGAGGGGGAGAAGCCCCGCCGCGGCGAGGCCCTCGACAGCATCGTCTGCCCCGGCGCGATCCTGTCGGGCGGCATGGTCAACCGCTGCGTGGTCGGCCCCGGCGCGCGGGTCAACAGCTACGCGACGGTCGAGGACTCGATCCTGTTCGCCGGCGTCAACATCGGCCGCAACTGCAAGATCCGCCGCACCATCATCGACAAAGAGGTGTGCGTGCCCGCGGGCCTCGAGATCGGCTACGACCTGGAAGCCGACCGCCGCCGCGGCTTCACCGTAACCGAGTCCGGCGTGGTGGTGATCGCCAAGGCGGACGGGATCCCGGTGGGGTAG
- a CDS encoding bifunctional folylpolyglutamate synthase/dihydrofolate synthase has translation MEPAPPTTRRDAAIDWLLGRINYERVAVIPYQERQLKLDRMRQLLTRLGSPDAGMRIVHIAGTKGKGSVAKMTAAMLTAAGYRTGVYSSPHLERFEERIAVDGLPCPAEDLVGLVERLRPVVDAMDQECGDPSEGPTFFDIATAMALVHFADRRCDAVVLEVGLGGRLDSTNVCLPVVSVITSISLDHTKQLGDTLGQIAGEKAGIAKPGVPLISGVTQDEPRGVITDAARQLGCRLLEIEYEFGFDYQSEKNSPKFSFWQADGDRRIEHAPQRLGPRGRHQAHNAAVALAVIGELRDQGWSIAADACREALAKLQLPGRVEIFPGEPTMIIDTAHNEASARALTEALAELDWGGEGILVLAASRDKDTQAICRELAPAFDRVFITRYLENPRAVDPQTLAAQYGEAAQDRAEVSVVETPGEALAAALAAAGPHDLVCVTGSFFIAAELRPLVAARGEKR, from the coding sequence ATGGAACCCGCGCCCCCTACCACCCGCCGCGACGCCGCGATCGACTGGCTGCTCGGCCGCATCAACTACGAGCGGGTGGCGGTGATCCCGTACCAGGAGCGGCAGCTCAAGCTCGACCGGATGCGGCAGCTGCTGACGCGGCTCGGCTCGCCCGACGCGGGGATGCGGATCGTGCACATCGCCGGCACCAAGGGGAAGGGCTCTGTGGCCAAGATGACCGCCGCGATGCTGACCGCGGCCGGCTACCGCACCGGCGTGTACAGTTCGCCCCACCTGGAGCGGTTCGAGGAGCGGATCGCGGTCGACGGCCTCCCCTGCCCCGCCGAGGATCTCGTGGGGCTCGTCGAGCGGCTGCGGCCGGTGGTCGACGCGATGGACCAAGAATGCGGCGACCCTTCAGAGGGGCCGACGTTCTTCGATATCGCCACGGCAATGGCGCTGGTGCACTTCGCCGACCGTCGGTGCGACGCGGTGGTGCTGGAGGTCGGCCTGGGCGGGCGGCTCGACTCGACCAACGTCTGCCTGCCGGTGGTGTCGGTGATCACCAGCATCAGCCTCGACCACACCAAGCAGCTCGGCGACACCCTCGGCCAGATCGCCGGCGAGAAGGCGGGCATCGCCAAGCCGGGCGTGCCGCTGATCAGTGGCGTGACGCAGGACGAGCCGCGGGGCGTCATCACCGACGCCGCGCGGCAGCTCGGCTGCCGGCTGCTGGAGATTGAGTACGAGTTTGGGTTCGACTACCAGTCGGAAAAGAATTCCCCCAAGTTCTCGTTCTGGCAAGCCGACGGCGATCGCCGAATCGAGCACGCCCCGCAGCGGCTCGGGCCACGGGGCCGCCACCAGGCGCACAACGCGGCGGTGGCGCTGGCGGTGATCGGCGAGCTCCGGGACCAGGGCTGGTCGATCGCGGCGGACGCGTGCCGCGAGGCGCTCGCCAAGCTGCAGCTGCCGGGGCGGGTCGAGATCTTCCCGGGCGAGCCGACCATGATCATCGACACCGCGCACAACGAGGCCTCGGCCAGAGCTCTGACCGAGGCGCTCGCTGAACTCGACTGGGGTGGAGAGGGAATCCTGGTGCTAGCCGCCAGTCGAGACAAAGACACCCAAGCGATCTGCCGGGAGCTGGCCCCGGCATTCGACCGCGTTTTCATTACCCGATACTTGGAGAACCCGCGAGCGGTCGACCCACAGACGCTCGCCGCCCAGTACGGCGAAGCGGCCCAGGATCGGGCGGAAGTATCGGTGGTCGAAACCCCGGGCGAGGCTCTGGCGGCCGCCCTGGCCGCGGCCGGCCCGCACGACCTGGTGTGCGTGACCGGCTCGTTCTTCATTGCCGCGGAGCTACGGCCGCTGGTTGCGGCCCGCGGGGAGAAACGGTGA
- a CDS encoding cation diffusion facilitator family transporter: MAQDHSSHDHAGPGQAGHGHSHDAGANLGVAFGLNLLFTLLEIAGGLYTNSVAILSDALHDAGDCLSLGLAWRLQKLSAKQADARFTYGYQRFSSLGALITGVVLIVGLGFVAVSAISRLREPAEVNAPGMVAFAVVGVLMNGFAAWKLHGGHSLNERVATWHLLEDTLGWVAVLIGSIVMTCWDLPIIDPLMAILISLFVLYNVFRNLKQVAAVFLQSAPRELDAELLQARLRDLPGVVASHHTHAWTLDGESHVVSTHLVLDAASTRADILRVKQGVHKLLAGLDVTHVAIDVELEGESCPAEG, from the coding sequence TTGGCGCAAGACCACTCCAGCCACGATCACGCGGGCCCGGGCCAGGCGGGTCACGGGCACTCCCACGACGCGGGGGCCAACCTCGGCGTGGCGTTCGGGCTCAACCTGCTGTTCACGCTGCTGGAGATCGCCGGCGGCCTGTACACCAACAGCGTCGCGATCCTGTCGGACGCGTTGCACGACGCGGGCGACTGCCTGTCGCTGGGCCTGGCCTGGCGGCTGCAGAAGCTGTCCGCCAAGCAGGCGGACGCTCGGTTCACTTACGGCTACCAGCGGTTCTCGAGCCTCGGCGCCCTGATTACCGGCGTGGTGCTGATTGTCGGGCTGGGGTTCGTTGCGGTCAGCGCCATCAGCCGGCTCCGCGAGCCGGCCGAGGTAAACGCCCCCGGCATGGTGGCCTTCGCGGTGGTCGGGGTGCTGATGAACGGATTCGCCGCCTGGAAGCTCCACGGCGGCCACTCGCTGAACGAGCGGGTCGCCACCTGGCACCTGCTCGAGGATACGCTCGGCTGGGTGGCGGTGCTGATCGGCAGCATCGTGATGACCTGCTGGGATCTGCCGATCATCGACCCGCTGATGGCGATCCTGATCTCGCTGTTTGTGCTCTACAACGTTTTCCGCAACCTGAAGCAGGTGGCGGCCGTGTTCCTGCAGAGCGCGCCGCGCGAGCTCGACGCCGAGTTGTTGCAGGCCCGACTGCGGGACCTGCCCGGGGTGGTGGCCTCGCACCACACGCACGCCTGGACGCTCGACGGCGAGAGCCACGTGGTTTCGACCCACCTGGTGCTCGACGCCGCTAGCACGCGGGCCGACATCCTCCGCGTCAAGCAGGGCGTCCACAAGCTGCTTGCGGGCCTCGACGTGACGCACGTGGCGATCGATGTCGAGCTGGAGGGCGAGAGCTGCCCGGCCGAAGGCTAG
- a CDS encoding S41 family peptidase, whose amino-acid sequence MSRRNLSLLLCVLAASLLCRMRGGTSPQSGYVAQAYTTINDWSLEPPSRRALINGAMRGMVAVLNEQGDAHSQYIGPRRAQPFMDEMRQEFGGIGVRIRMTGDPARLLLVGIPEPGSPAALAGVKPNDHVVQIDTHPTAGLGMQEVIELMRGPVGEPIVLRVLHDGETEPVDLPMVRDTISVASVFGDRRLSDGSWQFRLDEDPRVAHVRLTNFGSKTVSELTATLEGLTTLGVEALVLDVRENPGGALDAAIGVSDLFLPEGAPIVETRGRRGVVEESYEASGDGPYLAMPVVVLVNGDSASASEIVAACLQDDGRAMVGGQRSYGKGTVQRLFPLESGTSYLKLTTSSYWRPSGVNIHRLSDAPEADPWGVSPDPELAVSMTDDEHLDFLRWRERRDLIVFDADTGEVLSTPQIEHRDAEGQAVEVDPGYEDAALLRAVEYLQSQLDAGA is encoded by the coding sequence ATGTCCCGCCGCAACCTTTCGCTCTTGCTGTGCGTGCTGGCGGCCTCGCTGCTGTGCCGGATGCGCGGCGGGACCAGCCCCCAGTCGGGCTACGTCGCCCAGGCCTACACGACGATCAACGACTGGTCGCTCGAGCCCCCGTCGCGCCGCGCCCTGATCAACGGCGCAATGCGCGGCATGGTGGCGGTGCTCAACGAGCAGGGCGACGCGCACTCGCAGTACATCGGCCCCCGCCGCGCCCAGCCGTTCATGGACGAGATGCGGCAGGAGTTCGGGGGCATCGGCGTGCGGATCCGGATGACCGGCGACCCGGCCCGGCTGCTGCTGGTCGGCATCCCCGAGCCCGGCTCGCCCGCGGCGTTGGCCGGGGTGAAGCCAAACGACCACGTGGTGCAGATCGACACCCACCCGACTGCCGGGCTCGGCATGCAGGAGGTGATCGAGTTGATGCGGGGGCCGGTGGGCGAACCAATTGTGCTCCGCGTCCTGCACGACGGCGAGACCGAACCCGTCGACCTGCCGATGGTGCGTGACACCATCAGCGTGGCCTCGGTGTTTGGCGACCGGCGGCTGTCGGACGGCTCCTGGCAGTTCCGCCTGGACGAGGACCCCCGCGTGGCGCACGTGCGTCTAACCAACTTTGGTTCGAAAACGGTCTCGGAGCTGACGGCCACGCTCGAGGGACTCACGACGCTCGGCGTCGAGGCCCTGGTGCTGGACGTCCGCGAGAACCCCGGCGGGGCGCTCGATGCGGCGATCGGCGTTAGCGACCTGTTCCTGCCCGAGGGCGCCCCGATCGTCGAGACCCGCGGCCGCCGCGGCGTCGTCGAGGAGTCGTACGAGGCCTCAGGGGACGGACCCTACCTGGCGATGCCGGTCGTGGTGCTGGTCAACGGCGACTCGGCCAGCGCCAGCGAGATCGTCGCCGCCTGCCTGCAGGACGACGGCCGTGCAATGGTCGGCGGGCAGCGGTCCTACGGCAAGGGCACCGTGCAGCGGTTGTTCCCGTTGGAGTCCGGCACGAGCTACCTGAAGCTCACCACCAGCAGCTACTGGCGCCCGAGCGGGGTCAACATCCACCGCCTGTCGGACGCCCCGGAGGCCGACCCGTGGGGCGTCAGCCCCGACCCTGAGCTGGCGGTCTCGATGACCGACGACGAGCACCTCGACTTCCTCCGCTGGCGCGAGCGGCGCGACCTCATCGTGTTCGACGCCGACACCGGCGAGGTGCTATCCACCCCGCAGATCGAACACCGCGACGCCGAAGGCCAGGCCGTTGAGGTCGACCCCGGCTACGAGGACGCGGCGCTGCTGCGAGCGGTTGAGTACCTGCAGTCGCAGCTCGACGCCGGGGCCTAG